From Halalkalicoccus sp. CG83, one genomic window encodes:
- a CDS encoding dihydrodipicolinate synthase family protein: MQETGSADPFSLSGVIPPTITAFDEDEAVDYDRTAAHARYVVDGGAHGVFPLGTNGEFPLLSGEERDGVVEAVVEEIDDVPVIAGVGAPSTHQTVRHAEHAESVGADGIVVVTPYYYPLDHDAALEHYRTVAESVDLPLYVYHIPSKTGNALSLDTLDALADIENLVGVKDSSKDVPWLAQAIDAHPDLTFLAGSDSLLFPGLEIGCSGMVSAVANVFPELVVDLFEAYEEGDEDRARDLQSEVYDVRDAIKYGSYMAGVKSALPHAGFDAGPLRSPLRLMDEEDEEAMVADLEALDLL; the protein is encoded by the coding sequence ATGCAAGAGACAGGCTCTGCCGACCCGTTCTCCCTCTCGGGCGTGATTCCGCCGACGATCACCGCCTTCGACGAGGACGAGGCCGTCGACTACGACCGGACCGCGGCCCACGCGCGCTACGTCGTCGACGGGGGCGCCCACGGCGTGTTCCCGCTCGGCACCAACGGCGAGTTCCCGCTGCTCTCGGGCGAGGAGCGCGACGGCGTGGTCGAGGCGGTCGTCGAGGAGATCGACGACGTGCCCGTGATCGCCGGCGTCGGCGCGCCGAGTACACACCAGACGGTGAGGCATGCCGAACACGCCGAGTCCGTCGGCGCCGACGGGATCGTCGTCGTCACGCCCTACTACTATCCGCTGGACCACGACGCCGCCCTCGAGCACTACCGGACGGTCGCCGAGTCGGTCGACCTCCCGCTCTACGTCTATCACATCCCGAGCAAGACCGGCAACGCGCTCTCGCTCGACACCCTCGACGCGCTCGCCGACATCGAGAACCTCGTCGGGGTCAAGGACTCGAGCAAGGACGTCCCGTGGCTCGCCCAGGCGATCGACGCCCACCCCGACCTCACCTTCCTGGCCGGCTCGGACTCGCTGCTCTTCCCGGGCCTCGAGATCGGCTGTTCGGGCATGGTCAGCGCCGTCGCCAACGTCTTCCCCGAGCTCGTCGTCGACCTCTTCGAGGCCTACGAGGAGGGCGACGAGGACCGCGCTCGTGACCTCCAGAGCGAGGTCTACGACGTGCGCGACGCGATCAAGTACGGCTCGTACATGGCGGGCGTGAAGAGCGCGCTGCCCCACGCCGGCTTCGATGCCGGCCCGCTTCGCAGCCCCCTTCGGCTGATGGATGAGGAGGACGAGGAGGCGATGGTGGCGGATCTCGAGGCGCTCGACCTGCTGTAG
- a CDS encoding glycosyltransferase: MRSPITTARSLADYEAVTPDDQMAALYSTADDLGDVRVLHLNSTATGGGVAEILHSLVPLSNDLGIDTDWQVMDAEESFFEVTKAMHNALQGQDVTFTEEMEATYRRVTERNATALDGQYDVVVLHDPQTLGMARELKDRFPDTRIVWRCHIDLTDANERYLQAVVDDVRRVDHAVFSRPEYGRGVDVPTSIIHPSIDPLTDKNRPLDREELAVERDRLFPIEFGDDSPVITQVSRFDPWKDQFGTIEMYRRIKDAVPGAQLVLAGGMADDDPEGREVYEEVVAATADDPDVHLLTNQPDTTIDFLQRESAVVVQKSLREGFGLVVSEALWKRTPVIGSTVGGIPLQIEDGKNGYLVDPDDVDGAAARLERLLADDDLRRQLGERGRETVRERFLLPRHLLDYTELFLGVRDGANDPNEPRASRTDADRS, encoded by the coding sequence ATGAGGTCGCCGATCACTACCGCCCGGTCGCTGGCGGACTACGAAGCGGTAACGCCGGACGATCAGATGGCGGCCCTGTACTCGACCGCGGATGACCTCGGCGACGTTCGAGTCCTGCACCTCAACTCGACGGCCACCGGAGGCGGCGTCGCGGAGATCCTCCACTCGCTCGTCCCCCTGTCGAACGACCTCGGGATCGACACCGACTGGCAGGTGATGGACGCCGAGGAGTCGTTCTTCGAGGTGACCAAAGCGATGCACAACGCCCTGCAGGGCCAGGACGTCACGTTCACCGAGGAGATGGAGGCGACGTATCGCCGGGTCACCGAGCGAAACGCGACGGCGCTCGACGGGCAGTACGACGTCGTCGTCCTCCACGACCCCCAGACGCTGGGCATGGCGAGGGAGCTGAAGGATCGGTTTCCCGATACGCGGATCGTGTGGCGATGTCACATCGATCTCACCGACGCGAACGAACGGTATCTGCAGGCCGTAGTGGACGACGTCCGCCGGGTCGACCACGCGGTGTTCAGCCGTCCCGAGTACGGCCGAGGCGTCGACGTTCCTACGAGCATCATCCACCCCTCGATCGATCCGCTGACCGACAAGAACCGCCCGCTGGACCGAGAGGAGCTCGCGGTCGAACGCGATCGGCTGTTCCCGATCGAGTTCGGCGACGACTCGCCGGTGATAACCCAGGTATCGCGGTTCGATCCCTGGAAGGACCAGTTCGGGACGATCGAGATGTATCGTCGGATCAAGGACGCCGTCCCGGGCGCACAACTGGTTCTCGCGGGCGGGATGGCGGACGACGATCCGGAGGGCAGGGAGGTGTACGAGGAGGTCGTCGCCGCGACGGCCGACGATCCGGACGTGCACTTGCTGACGAACCAGCCCGATACGACGATCGACTTCCTGCAACGCGAGTCGGCGGTCGTCGTCCAGAAGTCGCTTCGCGAGGGGTTCGGACTCGTCGTCTCCGAGGCGCTCTGGAAACGAACCCCCGTCATCGGTTCGACCGTCGGCGGCATCCCCCTCCAGATCGAGGACGGGAAGAACGGCTATCTCGTCGACCCCGACGACGTTGACGGCGCCGCGGCTCGACTCGAACGCCTCCTCGCCGACGACGACCTTCGTCGTCAGTTGGGCGAACGCGGTCGCGAGACCGTCAGAGAGCGGTTCCTCCTCCCGCGTCACCTGTTGGACTACACCGAACTGTTCCTCGGGGTTCGTGACGGGGCGAACGACCCGAACGAGCCGAGGGCGTCCCGTACGGATGCGGATCGATCGTAG
- a CDS encoding DUF5995 family protein, which produces MFDRSSVRLLLDRYRLIRLRQTIDREVDDFVVDVEADPERASLVDDPFVSMEDARDRLERLETTLLEQSDRRAVFLTVYTEMTAETIREIDAGEFIDSAWMERYLVRFAEYYRRAFRNYERGAIAEVPDPWIVAFGAAIRGDALALQDAFLGINAHINYDLALTLSDIGLDPDRSDKYVDHARINGILHRLVSVQQELLSELYAPGLSRVGDQFGELDDMVVALSLHTARKKAWQVAVVRSDARWTPVEKSTEWLLSRTATGGAYLLLSPETSPATMQVLRKIEADQLDLLSYAQDFHNRAETVL; this is translated from the coding sequence ATGTTCGACCGATCGTCCGTGCGATTGCTCCTCGATAGATATCGGCTGATCCGGCTTCGACAGACGATCGACCGTGAGGTGGACGACTTCGTCGTCGACGTCGAGGCCGACCCCGAGCGTGCATCGCTCGTTGACGATCCGTTCGTCTCGATGGAAGACGCCCGTGATCGCTTGGAACGGTTAGAAACCACGTTGCTCGAGCAGTCCGACCGACGAGCGGTGTTTCTTACCGTCTACACCGAGATGACAGCGGAGACCATACGGGAAATCGACGCGGGTGAATTCATCGATTCGGCGTGGATGGAACGATATCTCGTTCGCTTCGCGGAGTACTACAGACGAGCCTTCCGCAACTACGAGCGTGGTGCGATCGCCGAGGTACCCGATCCGTGGATCGTCGCCTTCGGAGCCGCAATCCGCGGCGATGCTCTCGCTCTGCAGGACGCGTTCTTAGGGATCAATGCTCACATCAACTACGATCTCGCGTTGACGCTCTCGGACATCGGTCTGGATCCCGACCGTTCCGATAAGTACGTTGATCACGCCCGTATTAACGGGATACTTCATCGACTGGTGAGCGTTCAACAGGAACTCCTCTCAGAACTGTACGCTCCGGGTCTGTCACGAGTCGGCGACCAGTTCGGCGAGTTGGATGACATGGTAGTGGCTCTGAGTCTCCACACGGCCCGGAAAAAGGCGTGGCAGGTGGCCGTGGTTCGATCCGATGCGAGGTGGACGCCGGTCGAGAAGTCTACCGAGTGGTTGCTGAGCCGAACTGCGACGGGTGGTGCGTATCTCCTGTTATCCCCGGAGACGAGTCCAGCGACGATGCAGGTGCTTCGAAAGATCGAAGCGGACCAGCTCGACCTGTTGTCCTATGCTCAGGACTTCCATAACCGTGCAGAAACGGTTTTGTGA
- a CDS encoding pyridoxamine 5'-phosphate oxidase family protein, translating into MEIVEDTLGIDLETFLARPLFCFLATASPDGPRVSPLWYLWEEGALWIAVNPETKSYPGRIEDDPRTALAVVDFDARRGLVQHVGMRGRASLEAFDPDRTRRLFRRYLGPAERWDRRFHAVFDRSDRYRLVRFEPETVVARDQSYAPGPP; encoded by the coding sequence ATGGAGATCGTCGAAGACACGTTGGGGATCGACCTGGAGACGTTCCTCGCACGCCCGCTGTTCTGCTTTCTCGCGACCGCCTCGCCCGACGGCCCCCGCGTCTCGCCGCTGTGGTACCTCTGGGAGGAGGGGGCGCTCTGGATCGCCGTCAACCCGGAGACGAAGAGCTACCCCGGACGGATCGAGGACGACCCGCGGACCGCGCTCGCGGTCGTCGACTTCGATGCCCGCCGGGGACTGGTCCAGCACGTCGGGATGCGCGGCCGTGCCAGCCTCGAGGCGTTCGATCCCGATCGAACCCGGCGGCTGTTCCGACGGTATCTCGGCCCCGCGGAGCGGTGGGACCGGCGATTCCACGCCGTCTTCGACCGATCCGATCGGTATCGGCTCGTCAGGTTCGAACCGGAGACCGTCGTCGCGCGCGACCAGTCCTACGCGCCGGGACCACCGTGA
- a CDS encoding mandelate racemase/muconate lactonizing enzyme family protein, with translation MEITEVETFVVDADWRNWFFVQVHTDAGISGVGEALSGEGLTAALEATADAHKHYLIGEDPLNRKAINRRLTRDPFAWRAGKLINAVANAFDIALLDIAGKHYGEPVWKLLGGKIHDEIPVYANGWHIGERTPENYAHHAEKAVEEQEYPALKCDPFAHYEYSLDNDQIEEVADLLEAVREAVGWDVGIALDCHGRFSRRGAIEVANALEEYDIMFLEEPVELEDRQVMAEITRRVNMPVATGERIYNNETMADLIRTQACDVIQPDVTNYGSIQKLQHAAAMAKSRYMTFAPHNPNAGVSTAAALHLCAGIENLEVLEHMSRDVPWGDEIVKHDFEVENGTLAVPDEPGLGVEFDAEAARDHPGEPKDSHSLFDAEGALKRP, from the coding sequence ATGGAGATCACTGAAGTCGAGACGTTCGTCGTCGACGCCGACTGGCGAAACTGGTTCTTCGTACAGGTCCACACCGACGCGGGGATCAGCGGCGTCGGGGAGGCGCTCTCGGGCGAGGGGCTGACCGCCGCGCTCGAGGCGACCGCCGACGCGCACAAACACTACCTCATCGGCGAGGACCCGCTGAACCGAAAGGCGATCAACCGCCGACTCACGCGCGACCCGTTCGCGTGGCGCGCGGGCAAGCTGATCAACGCCGTCGCCAACGCCTTCGACATCGCGCTGCTGGACATCGCGGGCAAGCACTACGGCGAGCCGGTCTGGAAGCTGCTCGGCGGGAAGATCCACGACGAGATCCCCGTCTACGCCAACGGTTGGCACATCGGCGAGCGAACCCCCGAGAACTACGCGCATCACGCCGAGAAAGCCGTCGAGGAACAGGAGTACCCCGCGCTGAAGTGCGATCCGTTCGCCCACTACGAGTACTCCCTCGATAACGACCAGATCGAGGAGGTCGCCGACCTGCTCGAAGCGGTGCGGGAGGCCGTGGGCTGGGACGTCGGCATCGCGCTCGACTGTCACGGCCGGTTCTCCAGGCGCGGGGCGATCGAGGTCGCGAACGCCCTCGAGGAGTACGACATCATGTTCCTCGAGGAACCGGTCGAGCTCGAGGACCGACAGGTGATGGCCGAGATCACCAGGCGGGTGAACATGCCCGTCGCGACCGGCGAACGAATCTACAACAACGAGACGATGGCCGACCTGATCCGCACGCAGGCGTGTGACGTCATCCAGCCCGACGTGACGAACTACGGAAGCATTCAGAAGCTCCAGCACGCCGCCGCGATGGCCAAATCCCGTTACATGACGTTCGCGCCACACAACCCCAACGCGGGCGTCTCGACAGCGGCGGCGCTACACCTCTGTGCCGGCATCGAGAACCTCGAGGTGCTCGAACACATGAGCCGGGACGTTCCCTGGGGCGACGAGATCGTCAAGCACGACTTCGAGGTCGAGAACGGGACCCTCGCAGTTCCCGACGAGCCGGGACTGGGCGTCGAGTTCGACGCCGAGGCCGCCCGTGATCACCCCGGCGAACCCAAGGACAGCCACAGCCTCTTCGACGCCGAGGGCGCGCTCAAGCGACCCTAG
- a CDS encoding mandelate racemase/muconate lactonizing enzyme family protein, whose amino-acid sequence MVRDYRQLHDPNAEYTMRELSADTMGLSAKREGGRDVKITDVQTTMIDGNFPWTLVRIYTDAGVVGTGEAYWGAGIPELIDRMTPFLVGENPLDVDRLFEHLIQKMSGEGSIGGVTVSAVSGIEVALHDLAGRILDVPAYQLLGGKYRDEVRVYCDCHAGDESEAESNAAEAERVVEELGYDALKFDLDVPSGHEKDRANRHLSDREIDHKVEIVEAVTDAVGDRADVAFDCHWSFTGGSAKRLATRLEEYPIWWLEDPVPPENHDIQREVTHASSTPIAAGENVYRKHGHRSLVDQQAVDILAPDMPKVGGMRETRKIADFADTYYMPIAMHNVSSPVATMGSAHVATAIPNSLAVEYHSYQLGWWEDLVEEDVIEDGYIEIPEKPGLGLTLDLDVVEEHMVEGEELFDEA is encoded by the coding sequence ATGGTTCGTGACTATCGACAGCTGCATGATCCCAACGCGGAGTACACCATGCGGGAGCTCTCCGCGGACACGATGGGCCTCAGCGCCAAGCGCGAGGGCGGACGCGACGTGAAGATCACGGACGTCCAGACGACGATGATCGACGGGAACTTCCCGTGGACGCTCGTGAGAATCTACACCGACGCGGGCGTCGTCGGTACCGGCGAGGCCTACTGGGGGGCGGGGATCCCCGAACTCATCGACCGAATGACGCCGTTTCTCGTCGGGGAGAACCCGCTCGACGTCGATCGACTGTTCGAGCACCTGATCCAGAAGATGTCGGGCGAGGGTTCGATCGGGGGCGTGACCGTCTCCGCCGTCTCCGGGATCGAGGTCGCGCTACACGACCTCGCTGGGAGAATCCTCGACGTGCCCGCCTACCAGCTTCTCGGCGGGAAGTACCGCGACGAGGTCCGCGTCTACTGTGACTGTCACGCCGGCGACGAGAGCGAGGCCGAATCCAACGCGGCGGAGGCCGAACGCGTCGTCGAGGAACTCGGCTACGACGCGTTGAAGTTCGACCTCGACGTGCCCAGCGGCCACGAGAAGGACCGCGCGAACCGCCACCTGAGCGACCGCGAGATCGACCACAAGGTCGAGATCGTCGAAGCGGTCACGGACGCCGTCGGCGACCGCGCTGACGTCGCCTTCGACTGTCACTGGTCGTTCACAGGCGGGAGCGCCAAGCGTCTGGCGACGCGCCTCGAGGAGTATCCCATTTGGTGGCTCGAGGACCCCGTCCCGCCCGAGAACCACGACATTCAGCGCGAGGTCACCCACGCGTCCTCGACGCCGATCGCCGCCGGCGAGAACGTCTACCGAAAGCATGGCCACCGATCGCTCGTCGACCAGCAGGCCGTCGACATCCTCGCGCCGGACATGCCAAAGGTGGGCGGCATGCGAGAGACGCGCAAGATCGCCGACTTCGCCGACACCTACTACATGCCGATCGCGATGCACAACGTCTCCTCGCCCGTCGCGACGATGGGGAGCGCGCACGTCGCCACCGCGATTCCCAACTCGCTGGCGGTCGAGTACCACTCCTACCAGCTCGGCTGGTGGGAGGACCTCGTCGAGGAGGACGTGATCGAGGACGGCTACATCGAGATCCCCGAGAAACCCGGACTCGGCCTCACCCTCGATCTCGACGTCGTCGAGGAGCACATGGTCGAGGGCGAGGAGCTGTTCGATGAGGCGTGA
- a CDS encoding MOSC domain-containing protein, with amino-acid sequence MDGIVEQLFIAREDSAPMESLESVEALEGGLEGDRYRTGDGYYSPFDVCEVTLIETEAIEEIREEFDIDLSDGRHRRNVVTRGVAVHDLLGATFSVGESVLRGTRPRPPCAHVEQVAGEKGVARALKNKRGGVCASVVEPGTIAVDDAIEVLEPDARTMGRRIADRLGL; translated from the coding sequence ATGGACGGAATCGTCGAACAGCTGTTCATCGCACGCGAGGACTCCGCGCCGATGGAGTCGCTCGAGTCGGTCGAGGCCCTCGAGGGCGGGCTAGAGGGCGACCGATATCGGACGGGAGATGGCTATTACTCGCCGTTCGACGTCTGTGAGGTGACGCTGATCGAGACGGAGGCGATCGAGGAGATACGCGAGGAGTTCGACATCGACCTCTCAGACGGCCGCCACCGCCGGAACGTCGTCACCCGTGGCGTCGCGGTCCACGACCTGCTGGGCGCTACCTTCTCGGTCGGCGAGAGCGTGCTGCGGGGAACGCGTCCGCGTCCGCCGTGTGCCCACGTCGAGCAGGTCGCCGGCGAGAAGGGGGTCGCTCGCGCACTGAAGAACAAGCGCGGCGGGGTCTGTGCGTCGGTCGTCGAGCCCGGAACGATCGCGGTCGACGATGCGATCGAGGTGCTCGAACCCGACGCGCGGACGATGGGCCGGAGGATCGCTGACCGACTGGGACTGTAG
- a CDS encoding DUF3179 domain-containing protein, which translates to MSDRIPNRRLDRRRFLAGVGIAALAGCTGSGGTRDEPRDADGDGAANGDPSDTDEELPGTEGEPPTREPKVELADELAAFERNARSSGVDQDGIPAIDDPAIDDAEGGDGLMEPGDVVFGVELDGKARAYPQHVLVWHEIVNDELGGTPISVTYCPLTGTAIGYERGSTTFGVSGDLVNSNLIMYDRGTESRWPQVLRTAIDGPLEGRALREFPITWTTWGRWREAHPGTTAVTERTGYARDYGNDPYGSYGPRSGYYADGDSMFGVMNEDDRLDPKEVVIGMRGADGPIAFGKERLRSEGLIEGDVGGTPYLIAHDPTLDTGYVYRNPDDGDVSIDGEGSYAVGDERYDPDGFPLERVNAFDAMWFAWAGFYPDSALQA; encoded by the coding sequence ATGAGCGATCGTATCCCGAATCGCCGGCTCGACCGCCGTCGATTCCTCGCCGGGGTCGGCATCGCGGCACTTGCCGGCTGTACCGGCAGCGGCGGAACGAGGGACGAGCCACGTGACGCCGACGGGGACGGGGCCGCGAACGGAGATCCCTCCGACACGGACGAGGAGTTGCCGGGCACCGAGGGCGAGCCGCCCACCCGCGAGCCGAAGGTCGAACTCGCGGACGAGCTGGCGGCCTTCGAGCGAAACGCACGCTCCAGCGGCGTCGACCAGGACGGGATCCCCGCGATCGACGATCCCGCGATCGATGACGCCGAAGGCGGGGACGGCCTGATGGAGCCAGGTGACGTCGTCTTCGGCGTCGAACTCGACGGGAAGGCCCGCGCCTACCCACAGCACGTCCTCGTTTGGCACGAGATCGTCAACGACGAGCTGGGCGGGACGCCGATCTCGGTGACCTACTGTCCGCTGACCGGTACGGCGATCGGATACGAGCGCGGATCGACCACGTTCGGCGTCTCCGGCGACCTCGTCAACAGCAACCTGATCATGTACGACCGCGGGACGGAGAGCCGGTGGCCGCAGGTGCTCAGGACCGCGATCGACGGCCCGCTCGAAGGGAGAGCGCTCCGGGAGTTTCCGATCACGTGGACCACCTGGGGTCGCTGGAGGGAGGCCCATCCGGGGACGACGGCGGTGACCGAGCGGACCGGCTACGCCCGTGACTACGGCAACGACCCCTACGGCTCGTACGGTCCCCGATCGGGCTACTACGCCGACGGCGACTCGATGTTCGGCGTGATGAACGAGGACGATCGCCTCGATCCGAAGGAGGTCGTGATCGGGATGCGGGGGGCTGACGGCCCGATCGCGTTCGGAAAGGAACGCCTCCGCAGCGAGGGGTTGATCGAGGGCGACGTCGGTGGGACGCCGTACCTGATCGCCCACGATCCGACCCTGGATACGGGCTACGTCTACCGGAACCCCGACGACGGGGACGTCTCGATCGACGGGGAGGGGAGCTACGCCGTCGGCGACGAACGGTACGATCCGGACGGATTCCCGCTCGAGCGGGTGAACGCCTTCGACGCGATGTGGTTCGCGTGGGCGGGCTTCTACCCCGATAGCGCACTCCAGGCCTGA
- a CDS encoding 2Fe-2S iron-sulfur cluster-binding protein, which produces MATYTVEFVGTGETIEVSEKRTVLSRCIEEGIAQEYSCRVGMCLACSAEILEGEVTQPAARGLTDEESERFALTCMARPQSDLKLDRGKYPPSITVDENATHTVSRSAGDD; this is translated from the coding sequence ATGGCCACCTACACCGTCGAGTTCGTCGGCACGGGCGAGACCATCGAGGTCTCCGAGAAACGGACCGTCCTTTCGCGGTGCATCGAGGAGGGAATCGCCCAGGAGTACTCCTGTCGCGTGGGGATGTGTCTCGCCTGCTCGGCCGAGATCCTCGAGGGCGAGGTGACCCAACCCGCCGCGCGAGGACTGACCGACGAGGAGTCGGAGCGGTTCGCGCTCACCTGCATGGCCCGGCCACAGTCGGATCTCAAACTCGATCGTGGCAAATACCCGCCGAGCATCACGGTCGACGAGAACGCGACCCACACCGTCAGCAGGAGCGCCGGCGACGACTGA
- a CDS encoding geranylgeranyl reductase family protein, with the protein MTTREVDVAVVGAGTAGCYAAATIASAGYEVLVLERKDETEAGHIACGDALKGADQFPESIPRSKLDASMTNTEVDHGRFELPQHDTVLEIPVPGELAVIDRWEYGQAIIEGAEEAGAEFSYDTVVQDVLQEEGRVTGVRGRRKGDPITVEAAVTIDAAGALSLLQDKADLEEATFDTNVSYSQFCSAYREIVHVEEEVEWKDALVFKPTKRAAGYLWYFPRTGTEINAGVGFQMSEEPMKLVDDLKRDLRNRPEFENATVADKLGAALPTRRPYDSGVAPGLIAAGDAAGHINPTTGGGIAGAAYAGEYAGEQTIRAIETGSTDEDALWHYNERVMDHFGARYAALDVYNVMATAVDVDELTNLLVSLPGENLAEALYSGSTEIGWKLKLQAAVKTFGYWGTILDFYKTKRLADELLEHYEGYPDRPASLEPWQRERDEIMERIYETTGAEAKY; encoded by the coding sequence ATGACCACACGCGAAGTCGACGTCGCCGTCGTTGGAGCCGGGACGGCGGGCTGTTACGCCGCCGCGACGATCGCGAGCGCGGGGTACGAGGTGCTCGTGCTCGAACGGAAGGACGAGACTGAGGCGGGCCACATCGCTTGCGGGGACGCGCTGAAGGGCGCGGACCAGTTTCCCGAGTCGATCCCCCGCTCGAAGCTCGACGCCTCGATGACGAACACCGAGGTGGACCACGGCCGGTTCGAACTCCCCCAGCACGACACCGTCCTCGAGATCCCCGTCCCGGGAGAGCTCGCGGTGATCGACCGCTGGGAGTACGGCCAGGCGATCATCGAGGGGGCCGAGGAGGCCGGCGCGGAGTTCAGCTACGACACCGTCGTCCAGGACGTGCTTCAGGAGGAGGGACGGGTCACCGGCGTCCGGGGGCGGCGCAAGGGCGACCCGATCACCGTCGAGGCGGCGGTGACGATCGACGCGGCGGGCGCGCTCTCGCTCCTTCAGGACAAGGCGGACCTCGAGGAGGCGACGTTCGACACCAACGTCAGCTACTCGCAGTTCTGTTCCGCGTATCGGGAGATCGTCCACGTCGAGGAGGAGGTCGAGTGGAAGGACGCGCTGGTCTTCAAGCCGACCAAGCGCGCCGCGGGCTACCTCTGGTACTTCCCCCGAACGGGCACGGAGATCAACGCCGGCGTGGGCTTCCAGATGAGCGAGGAGCCGATGAAGCTCGTCGACGACCTCAAACGCGACCTCCGGAACCGTCCCGAGTTCGAGAACGCGACCGTGGCGGACAAGCTCGGTGCGGCGTTGCCCACCCGCCGGCCGTACGACTCGGGGGTCGCCCCGGGGTTGATCGCCGCCGGCGACGCGGCGGGCCACATCAACCCCACGACCGGCGGCGGGATCGCCGGCGCGGCCTACGCCGGCGAGTACGCCGGCGAGCAGACAATCCGCGCGATCGAGACCGGCAGTACGGACGAGGACGCCCTCTGGCACTACAACGAGCGCGTGATGGACCACTTCGGCGCTCGCTACGCCGCCCTCGACGTCTACAACGTGATGGCGACGGCGGTCGACGTCGACGAACTCACCAACCTGCTGGTCTCGCTCCCCGGCGAGAACCTCGCCGAGGCGCTCTACTCCGGCAGCACGGAGATCGGCTGGAAGCTCAAGCTCCAGGCCGCGGTGAAGACCTTCGGCTACTGGGGGACGATCCTGGACTTCTACAAGACGAAGCGGCTCGCCGACGAACTGCTCGAACACTACGAGGGCTACCCCGACCGTCCCGCGAGCCTCGAACCCTGGCAGCGCGAGCGTGACGAGATCATGGAGCGGATCTACGAGACGACCGGCGCCGAGGCGAAGTACTGA